A portion of the Acanthopagrus latus isolate v.2019 chromosome 21, fAcaLat1.1, whole genome shotgun sequence genome contains these proteins:
- the stk25b gene encoding serine/threonine-protein kinase 25, producing the protein MAHLHNMHNQNTRLDPEEYFTKQERIGKGSFGEVYKGINNRTKEVVAIKIIDLEEAEDEIEDIQQEITVLSQCDSPFVTKYYGSYLKGTKLWIIMEYLGGGSALDLLRPGPLEETYIATILREILKGLEYLHSERKIHRDIKAANVLLSEQGDVKLADFGVAGQLTDTQIKRNTFVGTPFWMAPEVIKQSAYDFKADIWSLGITAIELAKGEPPNSDLHPMRVLFLIPKNTPPTLEGPYSKPFKEFVEACLNKDPRFRPTAKELLKHKFITRYTKKTAYLTELIDRYRRWKSEGHGEESSSDDSDMDADGDVDTCPMWTFPTVRPTSMNKLQKGYTHTDSESGDSVKRQPKSQCLSALVTPIFRELKEKRRASGGGVGAIEELENAFNLAEESCPGISDRLVTHMMERVCRFSLNGNTTPSSR; encoded by the exons ATGGCACACCTTCATAACATGCACAACCAG AACACTCGGTTGGACCCCGAGGAGTACTTCACCAAGCAGGAGCGGATCGGAAAAGGTTCCTTCGGAGAGGTCTACAAAGGCATCAACAATCGCACAAAGGAGGTGGTGGCGATTAAAATTATAGAcctggaggaggcggaggatgAGATTGAAGACATTCAACAGGAGATCACAGTGCTGAGCCAGTGTGATAGCCCTTTTGTTACCAAGTATTATGGATCATACCTGAAG ggGACCAAGCTGTGGATTATCATGGAGTATTTAGGTGGAGGATCTGCTCTGGATCTG CTACGCCCAGGGCCTCTTGAAGAGACATACATTGCTACAATACTGAGGGAAATACTGAAGGGGCTGGAGTATCTGCACTCTGAAAGGAAGATCCACAGAGATATCAAAG CTGCCAACGTGCTGTTGTCAGAGCAGGGCGACGTGAAGCTGGCAGATTTCGGGGTGGCAGGACAGCTGACAGATACCCAGATAAAGAGGAACACGTTTGTTGGCACGCCTTTCTGGATGGCTCCAGAGGTTATCAAACAGTCAGCCTATGACTTTAAG GCTGATATCTGGTCCCTGGGGATCACTGCCATCGAGCTGGCTAAAGGGGAACCTCCCAACTCGGACCTGCACCCCATGAGGGTCCTCTTTCTTATCCCGAAAAACACTCCACCCACACTTGAGGGACCTTACAGCAAACCCTTCAAAGAGTTTGTGGAGGCTTGTCTCAATAAAGACCCTCGTTTT aGGCCAACAGCCAAAGAGCTCCTGAAGCACAAGTTCATCACACGTTACACCAAGAAGACGGCCTATCTTACAGAGCTGATCGACCGCTACCGCCGCTGGAAGTCGGAGGGACACGGAGAGGAATCCAGCTCTGACGACTCAGATAT GGATGCTGATGGTGATGTGGATACGTGTCCTATGTGGACCTTCCCCACAGTCAGACCCACCTCTATGAACAAGTTACAGAagggctacacacacacagattcagag TCAGGAGATTCAGTGAAAAGGCAACCCAAGTCACAATGCTTGTCTGCTTTGGTAACACCCATCTTCAGAGAG TTAAAGGAGAAGCGGCGGGCGAGCGGCGGCGGCGTAGGAGCCATCGAGGAGCTGGAAAACGCCTTCAACCTGGCCGAGGAATCATGTCCGGGCATCTCCGACCGCCTCGTCACACACATGATGGAGAGAGTGTGCAG GTTTTCTTTAAATGGTAACACCACCCCATCTTCGCGGTGA